The following proteins are encoded in a genomic region of Cytophagales bacterium:
- a CDS encoding SpoIIE family protein phosphatase, producing the protein MLLRVFIFSLIILSNGVMCLAQPPAPIRYVSSNEQSSGALYSFKTFTSENGLTQNQIVALFQDSKGYIWLGSNGGGVARYDGVKFVNYSAKEGLINNTVWSIIEDKTGNIWVGTEGGISVLVKNSILMSKIKIINYTVDDGLVDNMVYKLFKDSKHNIWIGTNEGISKVTLPDTYPGHAGSGANSGNLLGKVDKGSGINFTNFTTDDGLVENAIRTIYEDQQGNLWFGTTGDGLNLLVPSLTDAAAENNQGNSPLFTTFTEQEGLMHNNVSTLFQDSFGYMWIGYWDGGISCYKPYKSMINSGQNGQDANNRYKLIVENEFLTAFSVPSILQDKRGNMWFATFGGGLLKRSHAEINNSINRFEHFSSKDGLGNNRIWSLMQDREGNLWVGTYGGGVSKLISRTYKIFTKKNGLSDDFIWSVIQDKNQNIWVGTNGGGVSVIPFRNVSGVHTDKFPTLNEKAGLADNRVYYMYEDSRSNIWLGTAGGLTIVRYNQVKGTIKIIKKITMKDGLIDHRVRIIFENKRGDIWIGTNEGISIIRSKNLKYAVNPFTSGKNKVMFENLTIDQGLIHSLVYSILEDMQGNIWIGTGGGVSLLKIQDLVNKNGVAPIFPEQAFEYFTVKDGLVNNDVRTVLEGKNGKLWFGTGGGISIYDPKSKKFENITSLNGLSSERLYFMHFDDDNNLWIGTNIGLDKFDLGEYREKERPRIKHLTHLDDFIEIETNTNAICEDNEGNLWFGTINGLVKYNPRAKKPKNTSEPLTHITNIKALGQDTILPQNATLPHDLNYLAFQYIGISLTTPEKVRYQYKLDGFDEKWSLITQETYAAFTNLSPGEYTFKVRACNNDGVWNKKPAFFSFVITPAFWQTWWFYGFCSAIGILVFISFIKIREKSLIKEKKILEQKVKINTDKVIQQKEKIQLQKDQLEQANMALREKNKAITFSINYANQIQQAILPKEEEIAEAFPEHFILYKPRDIVSGDFYWFNYAQSEEPRQLAGHSGERHAIIAAVDCTGHGVPGALMSMIGNALLNEIIIEKAITKPAEILQNLREKANSVLKQKADHPGTMYGMDIALCNIDLTNNILQYSGAYNPLYIIKQGENEDESQKEIPNYKSKIKYNIQIGNSIPAPTKSGSKTISPKHKAGLPAVPSNSGSAQAGNFKLIEVKADNFPIGINTPEKKKTFTNHKIRFKKGDTFYIFSNGYADQTGGPDGEKIMNQQFSQLLLDVQHLTMKEQHKVLDSSFENWRGNEVQVDDVLVIGVRL; encoded by the coding sequence ATGCTTTTAAGAGTATTTATATTCTCATTAATAATTTTATCTAACGGGGTCATGTGTCTTGCCCAGCCCCCTGCACCTATACGTTACGTTAGTTCCAACGAGCAATCTTCGGGTGCACTTTATTCATTTAAGACATTCACAAGTGAGAACGGTTTGACTCAAAATCAGATCGTAGCATTATTCCAGGATTCAAAAGGCTACATTTGGCTTGGATCCAATGGAGGAGGTGTAGCAAGATATGACGGGGTGAAATTTGTAAATTATTCTGCCAAAGAGGGCTTGATCAATAATACTGTTTGGTCAATAATTGAAGATAAAACCGGTAATATTTGGGTGGGAACTGAAGGAGGTATTTCTGTGCTTGTAAAAAATTCTATTTTAATGTCAAAAATAAAAATCATAAATTATACTGTTGACGATGGCCTTGTGGATAATATGGTCTATAAGCTATTTAAAGATAGTAAACACAATATCTGGATTGGTACTAATGAAGGAATATCAAAAGTTACCCTGCCTGACACTTACCCCGGGCACGCAGGGTCAGGGGCAAACTCAGGGAACTTGTTGGGAAAGGTTGATAAAGGATCAGGAATAAATTTTACGAATTTCACCACAGATGATGGACTTGTAGAAAATGCGATAAGAACTATTTATGAGGATCAACAGGGCAATTTATGGTTTGGTACTACTGGTGACGGATTAAATTTGCTTGTTCCATCTCTAACAGATGCAGCAGCAGAAAATAATCAGGGAAATTCTCCATTATTTACCACATTCACAGAACAAGAAGGATTAATGCATAACAATGTGTCCACGTTATTCCAGGATAGCTTTGGCTATATGTGGATTGGTTATTGGGATGGAGGTATTAGTTGTTATAAACCATATAAATCCATGATTAATTCGGGGCAGAATGGGCAAGATGCAAATAATAGGTACAAACTTATTGTAGAAAATGAATTCTTAACCGCTTTTTCCGTACCGTCTATATTGCAGGATAAAAGAGGAAACATGTGGTTTGCTACCTTTGGTGGAGGGCTGTTAAAAAGGTCACATGCTGAGATTAACAATTCGATAAACAGGTTTGAACATTTTTCGTCTAAAGATGGCCTTGGAAATAACAGAATATGGTCTCTTATGCAAGATAGAGAAGGTAATCTCTGGGTAGGTACTTATGGGGGTGGTGTATCGAAGTTGATCAGTCGAACGTATAAAATATTCACTAAGAAAAATGGGTTATCAGACGACTTTATCTGGTCAGTTATACAAGATAAAAATCAAAACATATGGGTGGGTACGAATGGAGGTGGAGTTTCAGTTATTCCTTTTCGCAATGTATCTGGCGTACATACAGATAAATTTCCAACTTTGAATGAAAAAGCGGGTTTGGCTGATAATAGGGTTTATTATATGTATGAAGATTCACGGTCGAATATCTGGCTTGGTACGGCTGGTGGATTAACGATAGTCAGATATAACCAGGTTAAAGGAACTATAAAAATAATAAAAAAAATTACAATGAAAGATGGATTAATAGATCATCGGGTGAGGATAATTTTTGAAAATAAACGGGGTGACATCTGGATTGGAACCAATGAAGGAATATCTATTATCAGGTCGAAAAATCTCAAATATGCTGTCAACCCTTTCACTTCGGGAAAAAATAAAGTAATGTTTGAAAATCTGACAATAGACCAAGGTCTTATACATAGTCTTGTCTATTCGATATTAGAAGATATGCAAGGAAATATCTGGATCGGTACAGGGGGTGGTGTATCACTATTAAAGATTCAGGATTTAGTTAACAAAAATGGGGTTGCTCCCATTTTCCCGGAACAAGCTTTTGAATATTTTACTGTTAAAGATGGTTTGGTTAATAATGATGTAAGAACGGTTTTGGAAGGGAAAAATGGCAAACTTTGGTTTGGAACAGGAGGGGGGATATCCATTTATGACCCAAAATCTAAGAAATTTGAAAATATTACTTCATTAAATGGCTTAAGCTCTGAAAGATTATACTTCATGCATTTTGATGATGATAATAACCTGTGGATAGGTACAAATATTGGTCTTGATAAATTTGATTTGGGCGAGTATCGTGAAAAAGAGAGACCAAGGATCAAGCATTTGACACATTTAGATGATTTTATTGAAATTGAGACCAATACAAATGCCATATGTGAAGATAATGAAGGTAATCTCTGGTTTGGTACAATTAACGGATTGGTAAAATATAATCCCAGGGCAAAAAAACCAAAAAATACATCAGAACCTCTTACACATATTACAAATATAAAAGCATTAGGACAAGATACTATCCTGCCCCAAAATGCAACATTACCTCATGATTTAAATTATTTGGCTTTTCAATATATTGGCATAAGCTTAACCACACCAGAAAAAGTGAGGTATCAATACAAATTAGACGGGTTTGATGAAAAATGGTCATTAATTACTCAGGAAACCTATGCTGCTTTTACCAATCTTTCCCCAGGTGAATACACTTTTAAAGTAAGGGCTTGCAACAATGATGGTGTATGGAATAAAAAACCTGCCTTTTTTAGTTTTGTCATAACCCCTGCATTCTGGCAAACATGGTGGTTTTATGGCTTTTGCAGCGCTATTGGAATTTTGGTCTTTATCTCTTTTATTAAAATAAGAGAAAAAAGTCTGATCAAGGAAAAGAAAATTTTAGAACAAAAGGTTAAAATAAATACTGATAAGGTTATACAACAAAAGGAAAAAATTCAACTACAAAAAGATCAGTTGGAACAAGCTAATATGGCGCTTCGGGAGAAAAACAAAGCCATTACATTTAGTATCAATTATGCCAACCAGATTCAACAGGCAATACTTCCAAAGGAAGAAGAAATTGCAGAGGCCTTTCCAGAGCATTTTATACTCTATAAACCGAGGGATATAGTGAGCGGGGATTTTTACTGGTTCAATTATGCGCAAAGTGAAGAGCCCCGCCAGTTAGCGGGGCATAGCGGTGAACGCCATGCGATTATTGCGGCAGTAGATTGTACCGGGCATGGCGTACCAGGCGCGTTAATGTCCATGATAGGTAACGCACTATTAAATGAAATAATCATTGAAAAAGCAATTACAAAACCAGCAGAGATACTTCAAAATTTAAGAGAAAAAGCGAACTCGGTATTAAAACAAAAAGCCGACCATCCGGGCACGATGTATGGAATGGATATCGCCTTGTGTAATATAGATCTTACAAATAATATTTTACAATATTCCGGGGCATATAATCCTTTATATATTATTAAACAAGGGGAAAATGAAGATGAAAGTCAAAAAGAAATTCCAAATTATAAATCTAAAATTAAGTATAATATCCAAATCGGGAATTCAATACCTGCCCCGACAAAGTCGGGGTCCAAAACGATAAGCCCTAAACACAAGGCAGGCCTGCCTGCCGTCCCGAGTAACTCGGGATCAGCGCAGGCAGGTAACTTTAAACTCATTGAGGTTAAAGCTGATAATTTTCCAATAGGTATTAATACCCCTGAAAAGAAAAAGACATTTACTAATCACAAAATACGATTCAAAAAAGGGGATACTTTTTATATTTTTTCAAATGGTTACGCTGATCAAACCGGAGGTCCAGATGGAGAGAAAATAATGAATCAACAATTCAGTCAGCTGCTTCTCGATGTGCAACATTTGACAATGAAAGAACAACACAAGGTTTTAGACAGCTCTTTTGAAAATTGGCGTGGTAATGAAGTACAAGTTGATGATGTGCTGGTGATAGGGGTGAGGTTGTAA
- a CDS encoding S8 family serine peptidase — protein MKKLAIFNMAYVRAILISFSILFTLVVFGQTQTQRQQIRAASNTSVLEQMAVHFDSIYTIQKAEAEQWAIDSGYTIRGNLPDGGSFEIIKITNGAPIYNITNNLNAAKTVSTNKVWTGGGAGLDLDGTQIYIGQWDGGHPNDNNPELSGNIIHKDCSICTYSTHATHVAGTMIAKGVDTTAKGMASESSLFNYQWNNDISEMATEASYGLLLSNHSYGTGCGWVPNFCSFYCCEWWWLGDVSVNYIEDYKFGFYSDLAKSWDTIANNAPYYLIVKAAGNDRFQGPAALIDTFDCWNNDTTITINSIKGKDCSTNGGYDCIPERGTAKNILTVGAIDDIPSGYTDTSDIVMSSFSGWGPTDDGRIKPDIVANGVNLYSCITDSSYGSKSGTSMSSPNVTGSLALLQQHYSNTYAGLFMHSSTLKALVIHTTDEAGTANGPDYKHGWGLMNTNNAANLINQDSINCFNNIQELVLNNGDTFLFDFDYNGTSPFIKATIVWNDPAGIPVTSGNPPDLLDPPDLMLINDLDLRIIRQSDGQVFFPWTLNPLNPTNPADTTQDNFRDNVEQVFFSTLTAGTYTVRVTHKGTLQGGNSQAFSLIISGASFDLSQIKLKISSTDVICNGDSNGTATVIACGGTPPYTYLWSDGQTNAFATGLAPGSYTVTITDSFGLIANKTVTINESPALSVSLSAKDISCTGYNDGIATAIPVGGSPGYFYLWSSGENTSSIVNKQNGIYYVTVTDANGCTVTESTTINEPPPLTLSITKTDVSCYGGSTGTATASASGGTPPYWYIWKSFLWSQSSNAYIYGSFTATGLYPATFTVEVWDTNNCYITDSVTITVPPLLSASTTTTNNSCSDSSNGTATIIATGGTPPYSYLWITFPVQSTATATALAAGTYTYFVEDTNGCFTSGNVTITDDSLLSVSIITSDQVCNKPIADGSASAVVTGGLPPYTYLWDDPDNQTSETATGLEAGIYNATVTDANGCIIIGSGTVNSTPPVYDFVNPVIDTIVYWQFGSFKVLGEVIIDSGGVLHMGWSKFEFSYDVINEAGFDYDRARIVIKPGGKLISNYDTLTGCGGGPWDGIENWGDKTKPQNNADQGVLVMNNTTIINAQRGIFCGRRSLINVKLTPHSGGIVKATNSAFINNYLAVKMRSYPDFNSISYFKNCNFEYNSSTPFEYIFGQKMEFINLFDHHGLKILGCHFINTTPGDFAIQDRGWGIKSTDASYIVDELCINQQQFPCPAFQPTIFENLYYGIEATATNSLNSVSITKSKFLNNTRGILLRGVDFAVITENEFDLAPFIDDPGSYSYGFYLENCTGYLAEGNIIYSTSTTGVFGSYIENSGNDANELYRNQYYDLLIASSIAGNNLGTEIRCNSYINIVGVDILAIGSLALDQGFCSPVGDLDEDKTPAGNQFSYTTSEGEISAYLVPSINYNHHSNGNVYHTTPLNYSTPYINPVPCPGSQFIPDVSCPSNLPPDCDIACQQALIFKYKNKADILKDHFDGGDKANLLVQINKVPPLSPNQLKNMLLSTSPYLTDEVLIAAIDRIPPLPPNILRDILIANSPLTDKVLNALQNRAQPLPPAAMANINAVQTGISAREELVREVKYFINRRELSVHAKIRYYLHSDTIPGAMDSVIAILEQEEALKDQEEVIELPPVERHQPRRKLADAHLKRGNYINAQQMVDTLNQVPEFENFGRLKQIMIDIELSNETYFEIKDDTIKEAKVRYVATDSAKYGYIHARAMLDRVFNERIPEKFIQFWLNNNNARLANDNTEDIIAENIKYKDDSKITIYPNPAGKSFKVTLKLDNTSNNAHFHLYDILGNKVLNYRINNLHGTINFNTNNIPNGLYFYTIIVNNNTIARDKLIIHK, from the coding sequence ATGAAAAAGTTAGCAATTTTCAACATGGCTTATGTCAGAGCTATCTTGATTAGTTTTAGCATATTATTTACATTAGTTGTTTTTGGTCAAACACAAACACAAAGGCAGCAAATCCGTGCTGCATCTAATACGAGTGTTCTTGAACAAATGGCTGTTCACTTTGATAGTATTTATACAATCCAAAAAGCCGAAGCAGAGCAGTGGGCGATTGATTCTGGTTATACAATCAGAGGTAATCTTCCAGATGGTGGAAGTTTTGAAATTATAAAAATAACAAATGGAGCACCTATTTATAATATTACCAATAATCTCAATGCAGCTAAAACCGTTTCAACAAATAAAGTTTGGACAGGGGGTGGAGCAGGTTTAGATTTAGATGGAACCCAGATATATATCGGTCAATGGGATGGAGGTCACCCTAATGATAATAATCCGGAATTATCTGGAAATATTATTCATAAAGATTGCTCAATTTGCACTTACTCTACTCATGCCACTCATGTTGCAGGAACTATGATAGCTAAAGGAGTTGACACAACAGCTAAAGGTATGGCCTCAGAATCTTCTTTGTTCAATTATCAATGGAATAATGATATATCAGAAATGGCAACAGAAGCATCCTATGGATTATTGTTATCAAATCATTCTTATGGAACTGGATGTGGATGGGTTCCAAATTTCTGTTCATTTTATTGTTGTGAATGGTGGTGGTTAGGTGATGTTTCTGTTAATTATATAGAAGATTATAAATTTGGTTTTTATTCAGATTTAGCAAAATCCTGGGATACAATTGCCAATAATGCTCCCTATTACCTTATAGTGAAAGCAGCAGGTAATGATAGATTCCAAGGACCTGCTGCCCTTATTGATACTTTTGATTGCTGGAATAATGATACTACTATTACAATTAATTCCATAAAGGGAAAAGATTGTAGTACTAATGGCGGATATGATTGCATTCCAGAACGAGGAACTGCAAAAAATATTTTAACAGTTGGTGCAATTGATGATATTCCTTCAGGATATACAGACACAAGTGACATAGTAATGAGCTCATTTAGTGGATGGGGGCCAACGGATGATGGCAGAATTAAACCTGATATAGTTGCAAATGGAGTTAATTTGTACTCATGTATTACTGATTCTTCTTATGGCTCAAAATCGGGTACCTCTATGTCCTCTCCTAACGTTACAGGATCTTTAGCACTTCTCCAACAACATTACTCAAATACCTATGCTGGTTTATTTATGCATTCATCTACTTTAAAAGCATTGGTTATCCATACAACTGATGAGGCAGGCACAGCAAATGGACCGGATTATAAACATGGCTGGGGATTGATGAATACAAATAATGCTGCCAATTTGATTAACCAGGATAGTATTAACTGTTTCAATAACATACAGGAATTAGTTTTGAACAATGGTGATACTTTCCTATTTGATTTTGATTATAACGGTACATCTCCCTTTATTAAGGCTACTATAGTTTGGAATGATCCTGCCGGTATCCCTGTAACATCTGGCAACCCCCCTGATCTTCTTGATCCGCCTGATCTTATGCTGATTAATGATCTTGATCTGAGGATAATTCGTCAGTCTGATGGGCAGGTTTTTTTTCCATGGACATTAAACCCTTTAAACCCTACAAATCCTGCTGATACAACTCAAGACAATTTTCGTGATAATGTGGAACAGGTATTTTTTAGCACACTCACAGCAGGAACCTATACAGTACGGGTTACCCACAAAGGAACTTTACAAGGGGGAAATTCACAGGCCTTTTCTCTTATTATTTCAGGAGCTTCTTTTGATTTGTCACAAATTAAGTTGAAAATATCATCTACAGATGTAATATGTAACGGTGATAGCAATGGCACTGCTACAGTAATAGCTTGCGGGGGTACGCCACCTTATACTTATTTGTGGAGTGATGGTCAAACAAATGCATTTGCAACGGGGTTAGCTCCAGGTTCTTATACAGTAACTATAACTGATTCATTTGGTCTTATTGCAAACAAAACCGTGACAATTAATGAATCTCCTGCTCTATCAGTATCACTATCTGCTAAAGATATATCATGTACAGGATATAACGATGGTATTGCTACTGCAATACCGGTAGGTGGTTCACCTGGTTATTTTTATTTATGGAGCAGTGGTGAAAATACATCCTCTATTGTGAATAAACAAAATGGAATCTATTACGTTACTGTTACAGATGCGAATGGCTGTACTGTAACAGAGAGTACAACAATAAATGAACCACCTCCTCTTACATTATCAATTACTAAAACTGATGTATCATGTTATGGAGGAAGTACTGGAACAGCCACTGCATCAGCAAGTGGAGGCACACCTCCATATTGGTATATCTGGAAAAGTTTTCTTTGGTCTCAATCATCAAATGCTTATATATATGGTTCATTTACAGCAACAGGACTTTATCCAGCTACTTTTACTGTGGAAGTGTGGGATACTAATAATTGCTATATAACTGATAGTGTAACGATTACAGTACCACCCCTACTCTCCGCATCAACCACCACTACAAATAATTCATGTAGCGATTCCAGCAACGGTACTGCAACTATTATAGCCACCGGAGGTACTCCTCCCTATTCATATCTTTGGATTACTTTTCCTGTCCAATCTACTGCTACTGCAACCGCTTTAGCAGCAGGAACATATACATATTTTGTAGAGGATACAAACGGTTGTTTTACCTCAGGAAATGTAACGATAACTGATGATTCTTTATTATCTGTTTCTATTATTACATCAGATCAGGTATGTAATAAACCTATTGCAGATGGAAGTGCTTCTGCAGTAGTAACCGGTGGTTTACCACCTTATACCTATCTGTGGGATGACCCTGATAATCAAACTAGCGAAACAGCTACCGGATTAGAAGCTGGTATATATAATGCAACCGTTACAGATGCAAATGGCTGTATTATCATCGGTTCTGGTACTGTTAACAGCACTCCACCTGTATATGATTTTGTAAATCCGGTTATTGACACTATTGTATACTGGCAATTCGGCTCATTCAAAGTTTTGGGTGAAGTAATTATAGATAGTGGTGGCGTATTACATATGGGATGGTCTAAATTTGAGTTTTCTTATGATGTGATAAATGAAGCGGGCTTTGATTATGACCGGGCAAGAATTGTGATCAAACCAGGAGGTAAATTAATATCAAATTATGATACCTTAACTGGTTGTGGTGGCGGCCCCTGGGATGGCATTGAAAATTGGGGAGATAAAACAAAACCACAAAATAATGCTGATCAAGGCGTACTGGTAATGAATAATACTACCATTATTAATGCACAGAGGGGGATTTTTTGCGGCAGAAGGTCCCTTATAAATGTTAAGCTTACACCTCACTCTGGGGGTATTGTAAAAGCAACCAACAGCGCTTTTATCAATAACTATCTTGCAGTGAAAATGCGTTCCTATCCCGATTTTAACAGCATCAGCTATTTTAAAAACTGCAATTTTGAATACAATTCATCTACCCCATTTGAATATATCTTTGGTCAAAAAATGGAATTTATCAATCTTTTTGATCACCATGGTTTAAAAATACTAGGCTGCCATTTTATTAATACTACACCCGGTGATTTTGCCATTCAGGACAGGGGCTGGGGTATTAAAAGCACCGATGCCAGCTATATTGTGGATGAGCTATGCATAAACCAGCAGCAATTCCCTTGTCCTGCTTTTCAACCTACTATTTTTGAAAACCTCTATTATGGCATAGAAGCAACGGCAACCAATTCATTAAATAGTGTTTCAATTACCAAAAGTAAATTTCTTAATAATACCAGGGGAATATTATTAAGAGGAGTTGATTTTGCAGTAATTACTGAGAATGAATTTGACCTTGCGCCCTTCATTGATGATCCAGGCAGTTATTCTTACGGCTTCTATCTGGAAAATTGTACAGGATATTTGGCAGAAGGTAATATAATTTATTCTACATCAACTACCGGAGTTTTCGGTTCTTATATTGAAAATTCCGGAAACGATGCTAACGAGCTCTACAGAAACCAGTATTATGATTTGTTAATTGCTTCATCAATAGCTGGTAATAATTTAGGAACAGAAATCAGGTGTAATAGCTATATCAACATAGTTGGTGTTGATATACTTGCGATAGGTTCTCTTGCCTTGGATCAGGGATTTTGTTCCCCTGTCGGTGATCTTGATGAAGATAAAACTCCAGCAGGCAACCAGTTTAGCTATACAACCAGTGAGGGAGAGATTTCTGCTTATTTAGTTCCTTCCATTAATTACAACCATCACAGTAATGGTAATGTTTACCATACCACACCATTAAATTATTCAACTCCTTATATTAATCCTGTTCCTTGTCCTGGTTCTCAATTTATACCTGATGTATCCTGTCCCTCTAATTTGCCACCGGATTGTGATATAGCCTGTCAGCAAGCTTTGATCTTTAAATATAAGAATAAAGCAGATATATTAAAAGATCACTTTGATGGTGGGGATAAAGCAAATTTGCTGGTTCAGATCAATAAAGTGCCTCCATTATCTCCTAACCAATTAAAAAATATGTTATTAAGTACATCTCCCTATTTAACAGATGAAGTATTAATAGCAGCGATTGACAGGATACCCCCATTGCCACCCAATATTTTAAGGGATATACTCATTGCTAATTCTCCGCTTACTGATAAAGTGTTAAATGCGCTTCAAAACAGAGCCCAACCTTTACCTCCTGCAGCAATGGCTAATATTAATGCAGTTCAAACAGGTATTTCTGCGAGAGAGGAATTGGTGCGTGAAGTAAAATATTTTATAAACAGAAGGGAGCTGTCAGTTCATGCAAAGATACGCTATTACCTGCACAGCGATACTATCCCTGGTGCAATGGACAGCGTTATTGCAATATTAGAGCAGGAAGAAGCATTGAAAGACCAGGAAGAAGTAATAGAATTGCCGCCCGTGGAAAGACACCAACCAAGGCGCAAATTAGCTGATGCTCATCTTAAAAGAGGAAATTATATAAATGCCCAGCAAATGGTGGATACGCTTAACCAGGTTCCTGAATTTGAAAATTTTGGCAGGCTCAAACAAATAATGATAGATATTGAATTATCAAACGAAACTTATTTTGAGATAAAAGATGATACGATAAAAGAAGCCAAAGTAAGGTATGTTGCAACAGACAGCGCCAAATACGGCTACATACATGCCCGTGCAATGCTTGACCGTGTATTTAATGAGCGCATTCCTGAAAAATTTATACAATTTTGGCTTAACAATAATAATGCAAGATTAGCTAATGATAATACTGAAGATATTATCGCTGAAAATATTAAATATAAAGATGATAGTAAAATTACCATTTATCCCAATCCTGCCGGTAAATCTTTTAAAGTTACATTGAAATTAGACAACACTTCAAACAACGCACATTTCCATCTTTATGACATATTGGGTAATAAAGTTCTTAATTATAGAATAAATAATTTACATGGAACTATTAATTTCAATACAAACAATATTCCAAATGGCCTTTATTTTTATACCATAATTGTTAACAACAATACAATAGCAAGGGATAAATTGATCATTCACAAATAA
- a CDS encoding T9SS type A sorting domain-containing protein, whose product MKQFFFIIFLLINFICITLISNSQQIYFNKRYNYYNEWSNTSSSVLSVVNGYIVAGQSYDSAVTRYRLNLLFIDSFGNEVLKKSYIKPNTYYYPGIGGSFIPTNDGGYALGGGLMDSTGNNNAMLFKFNNLGDTMWTKIYGDTNFYAGYQCKQTNDTGFILVGVTTKTDADGDVLLIKTDSLGNIEWQNAYGGSNIEKAFTVEQTQDRGFILGGGTNSFGAGDYDTYIIKVDSLGNVQWSKTFGGIYSDNAAFIIPTSDGGYILSTQIGRYKNGSKTYKQSRIIKLFNNGSVDWDKTYGPVNYLQGLGPIYELSDGSFITVGQKPDANGMPVGLLLKINSQGDSIWWREHKILLGINSRNYLRDVKPTSNGGFIAVGFINPLPPDTGRNDMWVIKLDSCGCAYAGCDTICSSTVGIIEQVYQNNYSITVYPNPANETITIDYKLPENAKDAVICIYNILGNELKRYKVDNEQGKVNLYTTDLPNGFYFCTLNINKKVAAKNKMIIIK is encoded by the coding sequence ATGAAACAGTTCTTCTTCATAATATTTTTATTAATAAATTTTATTTGTATAACTTTAATAAGTAATTCTCAACAGATTTATTTCAATAAACGATATAACTATTATAACGAATGGTCTAATACTTCATCCAGTGTATTATCAGTTGTTAATGGTTATATAGTGGCAGGTCAATCATACGATAGCGCTGTGACACGTTACCGATTAAATCTTCTTTTCATTGATAGTTTCGGTAATGAAGTATTGAAAAAATCATATATTAAACCTAATACTTATTATTATCCAGGGATAGGTGGTTCTTTTATACCAACTAATGATGGAGGATATGCATTGGGTGGGGGGCTAATGGATTCAACAGGTAATAATAATGCTATGCTTTTTAAATTTAATAATTTAGGTGATACAATGTGGACAAAGATATACGGAGATACCAACTTTTATGCAGGTTATCAGTGTAAACAAACCAATGATACAGGGTTTATATTAGTAGGTGTAACAACTAAAACAGATGCTGATGGTGATGTATTGTTAATAAAAACTGACAGCTTAGGCAATATAGAATGGCAAAATGCTTATGGTGGAAGCAATATTGAAAAAGCTTTTACAGTAGAACAAACTCAAGATAGAGGATTTATATTGGGTGGCGGTACAAATAGTTTTGGTGCAGGAGATTATGATACTTATATTATAAAAGTTGATAGTTTAGGAAATGTACAATGGAGTAAAACCTTTGGTGGGATATATTCAGACAATGCAGCATTCATCATTCCAACATCAGATGGAGGTTATATTTTGAGCACCCAAATTGGAAGGTACAAAAATGGTTCAAAAACATACAAGCAATCCAGAATAATTAAATTATTCAATAATGGTTCTGTGGACTGGGATAAAACTTATGGCCCTGTTAATTATCTTCAAGGACTTGGTCCAATATATGAATTATCTGATGGCAGCTTTATTACTGTTGGTCAAAAACCTGATGCCAATGGTATGCCCGTTGGTTTGCTTTTAAAAATTAATTCACAGGGAGACAGTATCTGGTGGAGAGAACACAAAATATTATTGGGTATTAATAGTCGAAATTATTTAAGAGATGTAAAACCAACATCAAACGGTGGTTTTATAGCTGTAGGTTTTATTAATCCTTTACCTCCCGATACCGGTAGAAATGATATGTGGGTAATCAAGCTGGATAGCTGCGGATGTGCATACGCAGGTTGCGATACTATTTGTAGTAGCACAGTAGGGATAATAGAACAAGTTTATCAAAACAATTATTCTATTACCGTTTACCCAAATCCTGCAAATGAGACAATAACTATTGACTACAAATTACCTGAAAATGCAAAAGATGCCGTTATTTGCATTTATAATATTTTGGGAAATGAGTTAAAAAGATATAAAGTTGATAATGAGCAGGGAAAAGTAAACCTATACACAACAGATTTGCCTAACGGTTTTTATTTTTGTACGTTGAATATTAATAAAAAAGTAGCAGCGAAAAACAAAATGATTATTATAAAATAA